Proteins encoded together in one Triticum dicoccoides isolate Atlit2015 ecotype Zavitan chromosome 7B, WEW_v2.0, whole genome shotgun sequence window:
- the LOC119342157 gene encoding L-type lectin-domain containing receptor kinase IX.1-like gives MGSRSRPTPTTLVLVLLLCLCYALIQAFSLSFNLNFSDPSNGSSIDLTGDALISPLWLELTKNTRDANIQSSVGRAWYAQRVALWSNATGEMASFTTTFSFRITPDNLSLPYTGDGMAFFLGHFPSKIPDNSAGGGLALLPRYADGTGDSRIVAVEFDTFPNAECADINRNHIGIDVNSLNSTASTDTTTWPGKNLTSLHVMEATVKYHNDTKMLGVDLRIDDALYQVNATVDLSRYLPEEVAVGFSAATGAITELHRILSWSFNSTLESKKEAAPPAEPPLPIPTSSNNHKILVPILLAILVPLLFLLVCAAAVLGWRRHNNSRANEDSEEECIDRSDLERGVAAGGPRRYMYRELVAATSNFAEDEKLGRGGFGSVYRGHVTLTLAGAIDGDQDRREVAVKVLSADSSSQGRKEFEAEVRIISRLKHGNLVKLLGWCDSCKGLLLVYELVTEGSLDRHLYSNDDSYLTWPQRYNIILGLGSALRYLHGEWEQCIIHGDIKPSNIMLDSSLNTKLGDFGLARLIDHGAGLIQTTKAVLGTVGYIDPEFVNTRRPSTESDVYSFGVVLLEIASGRWPVIETAERSFTLLSWVWGLYGRDAILDAVDERLRGDEADERWMERVLVVGLWCAQPDQSERPSVAQAMHVLQSDEARLPALPQHMYRAAPSLASSVPYGSFSVDRSGSGCVRSSSVSTSNTTASSESSSTALLRHSKDQATQLIHPDL, from the coding sequence ATGGGCTCTCGCAGTCGTCCTACTCCTACCACCCTAGTCTTGGTGTTGCTGCTATGCCTCTGCTATGCGCTGATCCAGGCCTTCTCACTATCCTTCAACCTCAACTTCTCCGACCCCAGCAACGGTTCGTCCATCGACCTCACCGGTGATGCCCTCATCAGCCCGTTATGGCTAGAGCTGACAAAGAATACACGTGATGCAAATATTCAGAGCAGCGTCGGCCGGGCATGGTACGCGCAAAGGGTGGCGCTATGGAGCAACGCCACCGGCGAGATGGCTAGCTTCACCACCACCTTCTCCTTCCGAATCACTCCAGACAACCTCAGCCTGCCTTATACAGGCGATGGGATGGCCTTCTTCCTCGGGCATTTCCCCTCCAAGATCCCGGACAACAGCGCGGGCGGCGGCCTAGCCCTCCTCCCCAGGTATGCTGACGGAACAGGCGACAGCCGGATAGTCGCGGTGGAGTTTGACACTTTTCCCAATGCGGAATGTGCCGACATCAACAGGAACCATATCGGCATCGACGTCAACTCCCTCAACTCAACGGCGTCCACGGACACGACCACCTGGCCGGGAAAGAACCTCACATCACTCCATGTTATGGAAGCCACGGTGAAGTACCACAATGACACCAAGATGCTAGGTGTTGATCTCCGCATCGACGATGCCCTGTACCAGGTAAACGCAACCGTCGATCTCAGCAGATACTTACCGGAGGAGGTCGCCGTCGGCTTCTCCGCGGCGACAGGCGCCATAACCGAGCTGCATCGGATACTGTCATGGTCATTCAATTCCACGCTTGAATCAAAGAAGGAAGCAGCTCCACCTGCCGAACCTCCTCTTCCAATTCCAACCAGCAGTAACAACCACAAAATATTAGTACCAATCCTACTAGCCATCTTAGTTCCTTTGCTTTTTTTGTTGGTCTGTGCGGCGGCGGTGCTGGGATGGCGGCGACACAACAATAGCAGAGCAAACGAGGACAGTGAAGAAGAGTGCATCGACAGATCTGATCTCGAGAGAGGTGTGGCTGCCGGCGGCCCTAGACGGTACATGTACCGCGAGCTTGTCGCCGCAACGAGCAATTTTGCGGAAGACGAGAAGCTCGGGCGAGGCGGTTTCGGGAGCGTTTACCGGGGTCATGTCACACTCACACTCGCAGGTGCCATCGATGGTGACCAAGACCGTCGTGAGGTGGCAGTGAAGGTGTTGTCTGCAGACTCGTCGTCCCAGGGGAGGAAGGAGTTCGAGGCAGAGGTGAGGATCATCAGCAGACTGAAGCATGGCAACCTTGTGAAGCTGTTGGGCTGGTGCGACAGTTGCAAGGGGCTCCTCCTTGTCTACGAGCTCGTCACGGAGGGCAGCCTAGACAGGCACCTCTACAGCAACGACGACAGCTATCTGACATGGCCACAGAGGTACAACATCATCCTTGGCTTGGGATCCGCGCTGCGCTACCTCCACGGAGAGTGGGAGCAGTGCATCATCCACGGCGACATCAAGCCCAGCAACATCATGCTCGACTCATCGCTCAACACCAAGCTTGGGGACTTCGGGTTGGCCCGGCTCATTGACCACGGCGCCGGGTTAATACAGACCACCAAGGCCGTGCTCGGCACCGTCGGCTACATCGACCCAGAGTTCGTCAACACGCGCCGGCCCAGCACAGAGTCGGACGTGTACAGCTTCGGCGTCGTCCTCCTGGAGATTGCCTCCGGCCGGTGGCCGGTGATCGAGACCGCGGAGAGGTCCTTCACGCTGCTCAGCTGGGTGTGGGGTCTGTATGGAAGGGACGCGATCCTTGACGCGGTGGACGAACGGTTGAGGGGCGACGAGGCGGACGAACGGTGGATGGAGCGGGTGCTGGTCGTCGGGCTCTGGTGCGCCCAGCCGGACCAGAGCGAGCGGCCGTCCGTGGCGCAGGCCATGCACGTCCTGCAGTCCGACGAGGCGAGGCTGCCGGCGCTCCCGCAGCACATGTACAGGGCTGCGCCGAGTCTTGCATCGTCCGTCCCGTACGGGTCTTTCTCCGTCGATAGGTCCGGCTCCGGTTGCGTTCGCTCTTCTTCGGTCAGCACCAGCAACACCACTGCTTCCTCCGAGTCATCCTCAACCGCGCTGCTACGTCATTCCAAGGATCAAGCTACGCAGTTGATTCATCCAGATTTGTAA